The Andrena cerasifolii isolate SP2316 chromosome 15, iyAndCera1_principal, whole genome shotgun sequence genome includes a window with the following:
- the Mrps22 gene encoding mitochondrial ribosomal protein S22, which produces MISSRTNLFLREFYKRSAWSCRFCSTTSKQEESADPAPLFFSKDVQQILKTLTRIDYKRAFRVRKDGTRLSPPEFKFMTDQELEDFRKEAIAKVDTRIQMPPVVKTQPNTAKVIAETPELEGYDESKYVFTDISYGGCNRNRLIVVRDLDGSLRHVNQVERNRMNQVYFPIPGRELHVPKMFYDPYFKDLLDREEYEFILDRACTQFEPDELEYDRITKEVYFCVNAGKKFNLLRSTRHFGPLAFYLAWQGDIDNLLVDVIQGGRIDEAVALIRLYHRIHPEAKSAAPVEGEGSTALINRYAKLDSARRNNVEHAVLMYEKLEKEKQEVEEGIKKAHGLEATAAQPEAVK; this is translated from the exons ATGATATCCAGTCGAACGAATTTGTTTCTAAGAGAATTTTACAAACGCTCGGCCTGGAGCTGTCGCTTCTGCTCGACAACTTCCAAGCAAGAAG AATCAGCAGATCCCGCGCCACTGTTTTTCAGTAAAGACGTACAACAGATACTGAAAACTCTGACTCGAATCGACTACAAACGTGCCTTCAGGGTGCGCAAAGATGGGACAAGGTTATCCCCCCCGGAGTTCAAATTCATGACAGACCAGGAGCTGGAGGACTTCCGGAAGGAGGCTATCGCCAAAGTGGACACACGCATTCAGATGCCGCCGGTTGTTAAGACCCAGCCGAATACGGCGAAAGTAATAGCCGAGACCCCTGAATTGGAAGGCTACGACGAGTCAAAGTACGTGTTCACGGACATATCTTACGGAGGGTGCAACAGAAACAGGCTGATAGTGGTACGGGACCTTGATGGTAGCTTAAGACACGTGAACCAAGTAGAAAGGAACCGAATGAACCAAGTATACTTCCCTATCCCTGGCAGGGAGCTGCACGTGCCGAAAATGTTTTACGATCCCTACTTCAAG GATCTACTAGACAGGGAAGAGTACGAGTTCATCCTGGATCGCGCGTGTACGCAGTTCGAGCCGGACGAGCTGGAGTACGACAGGATCACTAAGGAAGTGTACTTCTGCGTGAACGCGGGCAAGAAGTTTAACTTGTTGCGCTCCACGCGGCACTTCGGCCCTCTGGCGTTCTACCTTGCCTGGCAGGGCGACATAGACAATTTGCTAGTGGACGTGATTCAAGGCGGCAGGATAGACGAAGCGGTGGCCTTGATAAGGCTCTACCACAGGATCCACCCCGAGGCCAAGTCAGCAGCGCCGGTGGAGGGCGAGGGGAGTACCGCGCTGATAAATCGCTACGCGAAACTGGACTCCGCGCGGCGGAACAACGTGGAGCACGCGGTTCTGATGTACGAGAAGCTGGAGAAAGAGAAGCAGGAAGTGGAGGAGGGTATAAAGAAGGCGCACGGGCTGGAAGCGACCGCGGCTCAGCCAGAGGCAGTGAAATAA